In Podospora pseudopauciseta strain CBS 411.78 chromosome 3, whole genome shotgun sequence, one genomic interval encodes:
- a CDS encoding hypothetical protein (COG:S; EggNog:ENOG503NVDD), whose protein sequence is MGGFMPFFPSGSDFRQSGFKDVTLKPAAKRIIICCDGTWQSSVTNTVNIPSNITRIARYLSKVGRDGDDPAKEWQQVVYYDAGIGTAVGVLESARQGNTGSGFVGNVIEAYNFIVNNYTLGDQIFCLGFSRGAYTARAVAGLVTDIGVIQPRDMQDFAELYNVYQAHSDNILFRQSKAWREWVEGKRLFDPNQKGSPKGWKQAPSAWEKKPHGAPPEATRWVEAVAVFDTVGCLGIPEFEGYIMGGLAWLLSWAVTVEKFGFHNVTLSPYIKHAYQALALDEHRKPFDAAVWHLPAPPVRPAAGSNMADLRQAWEELRDTDGATEDQLTEAWENLVAAEMFEELGKRDAEPKLLQVWFPGVHVNMGGGSKEALEQRRGDFEQIAMITLMWMVEQLTPHLHFDNNAFEMLTDRFMVIQPIIDDLITSKKQDHWLIKKINALKARDNAKNGIDSGLTWARNLAAEALMGWATGPIVDTFEGGWIKKATGSKYRTPGEYKESQKGRTNEEIHPTVRYRMDRLSAEGVGYDPVPLKDFTRQKTVVSQTQADGSIKEVVGYEWVKNNVRIPEYKIAGPFDKEGANFERACVVTESASEWLGKLDKELGIDSWEARGLDKS, encoded by the exons ATGGGTGGTTTTAtgcccttcttcccctctgGCAGTGACTTCCGGCAGAGCGGGTTTAAAGATGTCACCCTCAAGCCTGCCGCCAAGAGAATCATCATTTGCTGCGATGGCACCTGGCAGTCATCAGTCACCAACACAGTCAACATTCCTTCCAACATCACCCGAATCGCGCGGTATCTGAGCAAGGTGGGCAGAGATGGGGACGACCCAGCAAAGGAGTGGCAGCAGGTCGTCTACTACGACGCCGGCATCGGAACTGCCGTAGGTGTTCTGGAGTCTGCTCGACAGGGCAACACGGGTTCAGGCTTTGTCGGCAACGTCATCGAAGCGTACAACTTCATCGTCAACAACTACACTCTGGGCGACCAAATCTTTTGTCTGGGATTCTCGCGCGGTGCTTACACGGCTCGGGCCGTTGCTGGACTGGTCACTGATATTGGCGTGATCCAGCCCAGAGATATGCAAGACTTTGCCGAGCTGTACAATGTCTACCAGGCCCACAGCGACAACATTCTCTTTCGCCAGAGCAAGGCCTGGCGTGAATGGGTGGAGGGAAAGCGGCTGTTTGACCCGAACCAGAAGGGAAGCCCCAAGGGGTGGAAGCAGGCACCTTCAGCCTGGGAGAAGAAACCGCATGGAGCTCCTCCGGAGGCGACGAGATGGGTCGAAGCTGTCGCTGTTTTCGACACGGTGGGTTGTCTCGGCATCCCTGAATTTGAAGGTTACATCATGGGTGGCCTCGCGTGGCTGTTGAGCTGGGCAGTTACGGTAGAGAAGTTTGGCTTCCATAACGTGACGCTGAGCCCCTACATCAAGCACGCCTATCAGGCTCTTGCGCTGGACGAGCACAGAAAGCCATTCGACGCTGCTGTTTGGCATCTTCCAGCCCCTCCTGTTCGCCCTGCTGCGGGAAGCAACATGGCGGATCTGAGACAGGCATGGGAAGAGCTCCGAGACACAGACGGGGCAACCGAGGACCAGCTGACCGAAGCTTGGGAGAACCTTGTCGCTGCAGAAATGTTTGAGGAGTTGGGCAAGCGGGACGCCGAGCCTAAGCTTTTGCAAGTTTGGTTCCCCGGTGTTCATGTGAACATGGGAGGCGGGAGCAAGGAGGCGCTGGAACAGAGAAGGGGAGACTTTGAGC AGATTGCCATGATTACGTTGATGTGGATGGTTGAGCAGCTAACGCCACACCTCCATTTTGACAACAACGCCTTTGAAATGTTGACAGACCGATTCATGGTCATACAGCCAATTATCGACGACCTCATCACGAGCAAGAAGCAGGACCACTGGCTGATAAAGAAGATCAACGCTCTCAAGGCGAGAGATAATGCCAAGAATGGCATTGACAGCGGCTTGACCTGGGCTCGAAATCTTGCAGCTGAGGCGCTCATGGGGTGGGCGACCGGCCCAATCGTCGACACGTTCGAGGGTGGCTGGATCAAGAAGGCGACGGGTTCCAAGTACCGTACTCCAGGCGAATATAAAGAAAGTCAGAAAGGGAGGACCAATGAAGAGATTCACCCAACAGTAAGGTACAGGATGGACCGGCTCAGCGCCGAAGGTGTGGGTTATGACCCAGTGCCGCTCAAGGACTTTACGCGCCAAAAGACTGTTGTGTCGCAGACGCAAGCAGATGGCAGCATaaaggaggttgttggctaTGAATGGGTCAAGAACAATGTCCGGATTCCAGAGTACAAGATAGCCGGGCCATTCGATAAGGAGGGGGCCAACTTTGAGCGGGCCTGTGTGGTGACAGAGTCAGCGTCGGAATGGCTGGGAAAGCTGGACAAGGAGCTGGGGATCGATTCGTGGGAGGCGCGAGGCCTGGACAAGTCTTGA
- a CDS encoding hypothetical protein (EggNog:ENOG503P6NC; COG:S), with amino-acid sequence MEEDSASNPPRVDGGRVGDKDSKTFPLSASNRGVDNLNRKMQPHHDTLPLIPPTAAGHPQDAPDATPNQTPIARDRPATMAVGPAAHTSQHQHQAAPFYPRSTSPTHPLAVDDYRQPTLQRSDSQESSSTNITDRVFTPPVNGRGASPGTASAHQSSQGSSQLLQLSQIAAAQERIPETAMDLYVNGASSRKRMADGAVKEALRDGQVLMSPGQTHMGGHSRNPSAVSIASTTGSRVGEVSAELKARLSYAMVKVNRGWQTHSIDEVEDLASKAASPTSSNSTIHLRNGSSASPQLSGGSQRASNNTTPATAFAQQLPGRHGDPYGREPPLMPSRGSSTSPVKNTAPGLAPPVSIQPSLHSVHPRRHSNPRLTPSLLSVSYHGSSYPDLLSPGQLPGYANAAQHRPSLVDAMGFSPHQNNAEKDAIESLLFMSSPGNSANLKHAFPSSSQPLPIGHSGPSRTALPSGRRTLPSSRPMHHHHARSQSQVQKRVEFEKPITETEVDEPQGTPRGNARKRINGGPGDGAPSRLKHLPVSAGLTLSSKPPRPVLADADIDRMLEAAAAAADSDSDGEIELPVRKARRDGAQPVVA; translated from the exons ATGGAAGAGGACTCGGCGTCGAATCCGCCTCGGGTCGACGGAGGACGTGTCGGAGACAAAGATTCCAAGACATTCCCGCTTTCGGCATCCAACCGAGGTgtcgacaacctcaaccgCAAAATGCAGCCTCACCATGACACCCTTCCCCTAATACCACCGACCGCTGCAGGCCACCCGCAAGACGCCCCAGACGCGACACCGAACCAGACCCCAATCGCACGCGACCGACCAGCAACCATGGCCGTCGGCCCTGCTGCCCACACGtcccagcaccagcaccaggcAGCACCATTTTACCCTCGCTCAACCTCCCCGACACACCCGCTCGCCGTCGACGACTATCGCCAGCCTACCCTCCAGCGCAGCGACTCGCAAGAGAGCAGTTCCACAAACATCACCGACCGCGTCTTTACCCCACCTGTGAACGGCAGAGGAGCGAGCCCTGGCACCGCCAGCGCCCACCAGTCAAGTCAAGGATCGTCACAACTCCTCCAATTGTCTCAGatcgccgccgcccaagAGAGAATACCCGAGACCGCGATGGACCTATACGTCAACGGTGCCTCGTCGCGGAAGAGGATGGCCGATGGTGCCGTCAAGGAGGCATTACGCGACGGTCAGGTCCTCATGTCGCCAGGCCAGACACATATGGGTGGCCACTCTCGAAACCCCAGTGCCGTCAGTATCGCTTCCACGACGGGAAGCCGTGTTGGAGAG GTATCCGCCGAACTCAAGGCGCGCTTGTCCTATGCCATGGTTAAGGTGAACCGTGGCTGGCAAACACACTCCATCGACGAGGTTGAAGATCTTGCCTCCAAGGCTGCGTCCCCCACCTCAAGTAACTCGACAATACACCTCAGAAACGGGTCGTCAGCAAGCCCACAACTGTCTGGTGGGTCACAGCGTGCTAGCAACAACACAACCCCTGCCACGGCCTTTGCACAGCAACTACCAGGACGACATGGAGATCCCTACGGGCGAGAGCCCCCATTGATGCCTTCTCGTGGAAGCTCGACATCCCCCGTCAAAAATACTGCCCCAGGTCTGGCCCCTCCCGTGTCCATCCAACCATCCCTGCATTCCGTTCACCCGCGGAGACACTCCAACCCGAGACTTACACCATCCCTCCTCTCAGTCTCATACCACGGCTCATCATATCCGGATCTTCTGAGCCCCGGCCAGTTACCGGGATACGCCAACGCCGCACAGCATCGACCATCGCTAGTCGATGCCATGGGGTTCTCGCCGCACCAGAACAACGCTGAAAAGGATGCCATAGAATCCCTGCTGTTCATGAGCAGTCCTGGAAACTCGGCCAATCTCAAACATGCGTTCCCCTCATCATCGCAACCGCTCCCAATTGGTCACTCGGGACCATCACGCACAGCACTGCCTTCGGGCAGGAGAACATTaccaagctcaaggccgatgcaccaccatcacgctCGGTCGCAATCCCAGGTCCAAAAACGTGTAGAATTCGAGAAGCCCATCACCGAGACGGAAGTTGACGAGCCACAAGGGACGCCCAGGGGGAATGCCAGAAAGCGAATCAACGGAGGACCCGGTGACGGCGCGCCTTCTCGGCTGAAGCACCTACCTGTCTCTGCAGGTCTCACGTTGTCATCCAAACCGCCACGGCCCGTTTTGGCTGATGCCGACATTGACCGAATGCTGGaggctgcggctgcggctgcaGATTCCGATTCGGATGGCGAAATAGAGCTCCCTGTACGCAAGGCGCGCCGGGACGGCGCTCAACCTGTTGTGGCTTAA
- a CDS encoding hypothetical protein (EggNog:ENOG503P1UX), with the protein MSKVIGVISGLLGILQFSMDNFPKKQSNSCVVRVSTGLASSGGLENPEGGVYKVHVFNQNQERIGWSNGKFISNGGFVDIKVDQGSNRQQAAFATIEATADGICIPYMSATWVDEQKYGWVGDIGSYCGQKWYYSNYWVANTQPRCTWVDRDHSHGVKAGMIMVHWPSFHTNDNWVSGDPNPRSKCGYPGFRAYKNWGDAEVTEWWKRDDTNTTTPAEITNDDGVFDPNNFDGSKWVETDYTSGDSSSVVIAGRQIIKKRTVRKLDPRLVISNSPFHKASELCESETSFGPDFVSLVEGMYCNMETSELLPLCTEGLQRGCFHLEQKTHVKRDGVVSEGQKEYEHILDWTTSN; encoded by the exons atgTCCAAAGTTATTGGCGTCATCTCCGGCCTGCTCGGCATCCTCCAATTTTCCATGGACAACTTCCCCAAAAAGCAGTCCAACTCGTGCGTTGTGCGTGTCTCGACCGGTCTCGCATCCTCAGGTGGTCTTGAAAACCCCGAGGGTGGTGTGTACAAGGTTCACGTCTTCAACCAGAACCAGGAGCGCATTGGGTGGAGCAACGGAAAGTTCATCTCCAACGGTGGCTTTGTCGACATCAAGGTCGACCAGGGCTCAAACCGCCAGCAAGCTGCCTTTGCCACCATTGAGGCCACGGCCGATGGTATCTGCATCCCTTATATGTCTGCCACCTGGGTTGACGAGCAAAAGTATGGCTGGGTGGGCGACATCGGTTCGTACTGCGGGCAAAAGTGGTATTACAGCAACTACTGG GTTGCTAATACCCAACCTCGCTGCACTTGGGTTGACCGGGACCACTCTCATGGCGTCAAAGCCGGCATGATCATGGTCCATTGGCCCAGCTTCCACACCAACGATAACTGGGTATCGGGcgaccccaacccccgcTCCAAGTGCGGCTACCCCGGTTTCCGTGCCTACAAGAACTGGGGCGATGCTGAGGTCACCGAGTGGTGGAAGCGTGACGACACcaataccaccacccccgctgAGATTACCAATGACGATGGAGTCTTCGACCCTAACAACTTTGACGGCAGCAAGTGGGTTGAGACCGACTACACCTCGGGCGACTCCAGCTCCGTTGTCATTGCCGGTCGCCAGATCATCAAGAAGCGCACCGTCCGCAAGCTCGACCCTCGTCTCGTCATCTCCAACTCGCCCTTCCACAAGGCCTCGGAGCTTTGCGAGAGTGAGACGTCTTTCGGCCCCGACTTTGTGTCTCTTGTTGAGGGCATGTACTGCAACATGGAGACTTCTGAGCTGCTGCCTCTTTGCACCGAGGGGCTTCAGAGAGGATGCTTCCATCTCGAGCAGAAGACCCATGTCAAGCGGGATGGTGTTGTCAGCGAGGGACAGAAGGAATATGAGCACATCCTTGACTGGACGACTTCCAACTGA
- a CDS encoding hypothetical protein (EggNog:ENOG503P073; COG:G; COG:O), with translation MDSSRSKMRLLSLGALFLSTSSALPNGLYSRQVDDAPKYTALGCFVDTGSRVLPSKVISTHDMTAEKCAANCRGYDYFGTQWSSECYCGSNKPTDAAPASECNMPCSGNPDETCGAGMRLNVYEFDRACDDLDTEEPPVVISGFEYKGCYTDNVPQRVLGGITVAQHDMTLEKCAATCTAGGYAFFGVEYGTECFCGTSLDAASTKVSEGECSMTCMGNHSQQCGGPNRLNIYEKPNPVGAGSNLESVGDFHYASCWTDKVDDRSLKAVDWRTDDMTVEKCADRCSEFSYFGLEYSRECYCGNELIGQVAPEKDCAMLCVGAPGQWCGGPDRMNLYTKAASTSVTTSAEVTTPIETETDTPTITPEPETTTAPTEPETTTSDIPVSTTELPSSTESSTTTTQGPELTTITDCPPTPTYNGNPAYCYASGGLPAACRQLASTTLNSRSVGSSMSACKSALTRYGMPTNPAATACFPTTALPVVPSSALARSVADSVYACLHAPTASVICQSDSACATNTYTVGQVPSPTPSTGVDLLKGDGGFEDGTLGDWVLGPSTHLVSTTISNARPKSGSRGLLMRYLNVNGGGNSLTYNLPVVPGQQYRFSLSFQHTNPSAATSLYLYVYPDILQTSFTEAQLNGAPANAWGTREITFTAKASWVQLVLNVGGNVAATNDVYIDDITFVRLT, from the coding sequence ATGGATTCCTCTCGCTCAAAGATGCGGCTCTTGTCGCTGGgtgctctctttctctcgaCCAGTTCTGCTCTCCCGAACGGGCTCTACTCCCGACAGGTAGATGATGCCCCCAAATACACGGCGCTCGGCTGCTTCGTCGACACTGGAAGCCGTGTGCTGCCCAGCAAGGTTATCAGCACCCACGACATGACGGCAGAGAAGTGCGCAGCCAACTGCCGTGGTTACGACTATTTCGGCACACAGTGGTCTTCGGAATGCTACTGCGGCAGCAACAAGCCCACCGATGCCGCACCGGCCTCCGAATGCAACATGCCCTGTTCCGGAAACCCAGACGAGACATGCGGTGCAGGCATGAGGCTCAACGTCTACGAATTCGACCGAGCCTGCGACGACTTGGATACGGAGGAGCCCCCTGTGGTCATCTCGGGCTTCGAGTACAAAGGTTGCTACACAGACAACGTTCCCCAGCGCGTGCTGGGCGGCATCACGGTCGCTCAGCACGACATGACTCTGGAGAAGTGTGCTGCTACATGCACCGCCGGCGGATACGCGTTCTTCGGTGTCGAGTACGGGACAGAGTGCTTCTGCGGGACAAGTTTGGATGCCGCCAGCACCAAGGTGTCGGAGGGCGAGTGTTCCATGACCTGCATGGGCAACCATTCCCAGCAGTGTGGAGGCCCCAACCGGCTCAACATATACGAGAAGCCAAACCCGGTCGGAGCTGGGAGCAACCTTGAGTCCGTTGGTGACTTCCACTATGCCTCATGCTGGACCGACAAGGTGGACGACCGCTCCCTCAAGGCTGTTGACTGGCGCACCGATGACATGACGGTTGAGAAGTGTGCCGACAGATGCAGCGAGTTTTCCTACTTTGGCCTCGAGTATTCACGCGAATGCTACTGTGGAAACGAGTTGATCGGACAGGTTGCACCCGAGAAGGACTGCGCCATGCTCTGTGTGGGCGCTCCCGGCCAGTGGTGTGGTGGCCCGGACAGAATGAACTTGTACACCAAGGCAGCATCGACCTCGGTGACCACCTCTGCAGAAGTCACCACTCCCATTGAGACTGAGACGGATACGCCGACCATCACCCCGGAGCCTGAAACAACGACTGCCCCGACCGAGCCAGAGACCACGACTTCAGATATTCCTGTCAGCACCACCGAGCTGCCTTCCTCAACCGagtcttccaccaccaccacccagggGCCTGAGTTGACCACCATTACCGACTGCCCCCCTACGCCCACTTATAACGGAAACCCCGCGTACTGCTATGCATCTGGTGGTCTGCCGGCCGCTTGCCGACAGCTAGCATCTACGACTCTCAACTCGCGCAGCGTGGGATCTTCGATGAGCGCTTGCAAGAGTGCTCTTACCCGCTACGGCATGCCCACCAACCCTGCGGCTACAGCTTGCTTTCCCACCACTGCGCTCCCCGTAGTCCCATCCTCTGCGCTTGCTCGCTCCGTCGCCGACAGCGTTTACGCCTGCCTCCACGCGCCCACTGCTTCCGTCATATGCCAGTCTGATTCCGCCTGCGCCACAAACACCTACACGGTCGGTCAGGTCCCTTCCCCGACTCCCTCTACCGGTGTGGATCTGCTCAAGGGCGATGGCGGTTTTGAGGATGGCACTCTCGGAGACTGGGTCCTCGGGCCATCGACCCATCTGGTGTCCACTACCATCAGCAACGCCCGTCCCAAGTCGGGCTCGCGGGGACTCCTCATGCGGTATCTCAACGTCAACGGAGGAGGAAACAGCTTGACGTACAACCTGCCCGTCGTCCCCGGCCAGCAGTATCGATTCAGCTTGTCTTTCCAGCACACGAACCCCAGTGCTGCTACCAGTTTGTACCTTTATGTGTACCCCGACATTCTGCAAACATCCTTTACCGAAGCGCAGTTGAACGGGGCGCCAGCGAATGCTTGGGGGACAAGGGAAATCACCTTCACTGCGAAGGCTTCATGGGTGCAGCTTGTACTCAATGTCGGTGGGAACGTAGCTGCGACGAATGACGTGTATATTGATGATATCACCTTTGTCAGGTTGACCTAA
- a CDS encoding hypothetical protein (EggNog:ENOG503PF8M), with translation MEDGEDYEIKDIQFGFRRFRAPAKRIYANRNVFLLDIPPNPIACWLLFWMPQLASFWLQRLLPKWFLPTTVILKERNPNKADNYENEIDTYLHLQPLQGNHIPFLFGEVAVSYAKRMYQISQRPTPAILLEYIKGVSLSNLPTEELESPHLLEELEDMYNLLTKNGVVHGDPRLHNFLRVNNRIVPIDFEFSYPLPNDITNEDELETLKGEIEKLVREAKGVKMEHLVSGPVIVNGLRVRKPSGTTTHN, from the exons ATGGAAGACGGTGAAGACTACGAGATTAAG GACATACAGTTTGGCTTCCGACGTTTTCGAGCGCCTGCAAAACGAATCTACGCGAATCGAAATGTCTTTCTCTTAGATATCCCGCCGAATCCAATTGCTTGCTGGCTATTATTCTGGATGCCGCAGCTCGCCAGCTTCTGGCTACAGCGATTGCTGCCAAAGTGGTTCTTGCCGACAACTGTCATTCTAAAGGAGCGAAACCCCAACAAAGCTGATAACTACGAAAACGAAATCGACACATACTTGCATCTTCAACCGCTCCAGGGCAACCACATCCCGTTTTTATTCGGTGAAGTAGCCGTCAGCTACGCGAAGAGGATGTACCAGATCAGCCAGCGGCCCACTCCTGCCATCCTCCTGGAATACATCAAAGGAGTGTCGCTAAGCAATCTTCCAACTGAAGAGCTAGAGAGTCCTCACCTTCTCGAAGAACTCGAGGACATGTATAACCTGCTTACGAAAAACGGGGTTGTTCATGGGGATCCAAGGCTCCATAACTTTTTACGTGTCAATAACAGGATCGTTCCTATTGACTTTGAGTTTTCCTACCCTCTTCCCAATGATATAACGAATGAGGATGAATTGGAAACCTTAAAGGGCGAGATTGAGAAACTGGTAAGGGAGGCAAAGGGGGTAAAAATGGAACATCTAGTCTCAGGCCCTGTCATTGTGAATGGTTTACGGGTGCGAAAGCCTTCCGGCACGACGACCCATAACTAG
- a CDS encoding hypothetical protein (EggNog:ENOG503P4H7; COG:O), with product MAALPDFTLYYSAGACSNAVRLALHELSIPFQSVNTRRNANLKIEPADGSLTAEEYRDQVHHKNYVPGFVITFADGHRESITETPAILSYIASLRPERGLAGKTDLEKARVLSWAVYFAGELHGVGWGALLAPKRFVDVSDKKLEEAVKEGGKKNIKAAYEHLETELQKGGGEWIVGDSLTLADVYSYILYRWGVMHEFGMEKYERYTEIVKKLEARESTKKTLEEEGLPAHFQ from the coding sequence ATGGCGGCTCTTCCAGATTTCACTCTCTACTACAGCGCAGGAGCTTGCTCGAATGCAGTTCGTCTGGCCCTTCACGAGCTCTCCATCCCCTTCCAATCTGTCAACACCCGCCGCAACGCCAATCTGAAGATCGAACCTGCCGACGGCTCGCTTACTGCGGAGGAGTACCGTGACCAGGTTCACCACAAGAACTACGTCCCTGGCTTTGTCATCACCTTTGCCGATGGACACAGGGAGTCCATCACCGAGACGCCCGCTATCCTCTCTTACATTGCTTCTCTTCGTCCCGAAAGGGGCTTGGCGGGCAAGACAGATCTTGAGAAAGCAAGGGTTCTCTCATGGGCCGTCTACTTTGCCGGCGAGCTGCACggagtgggatggggggCACTTTTGGCACCGAAGAGGTTTGTGGATGTCAGCGACaagaagttggaggaggctgtgAAGGAGGGTGGAAAGAAGAACATCAAGGCTGCGTATGAGCATCTGGAGACAGAGCTGCAGAAGGGCGGCGGGGAGTGGATTGTTGGAGATTCGCTGACACTGGCGGATGTGTATTCGTATATCTTGTACAGGTGGGGAGTTATGCATGAGTTTGGGATGGAGAAGTATGAGAGGTACACTGAGATTgtgaagaagctcgaggcgAGAGAGAGCACCAAGAAAActctggaggaggaagggctGCCGGCTCACTTTCAGTGA
- a CDS encoding hypothetical protein (EggNog:ENOG503PWTP), with translation MSVFVNYGGPKLDKKQKQLVRSQAMVSVRGQQKIARAANAHQRDTGVTNPSGPSAASATVLSLNLRRLAPAIPTPSTTDVSEDSEDSTAMVLAKAPRANTSRKRAAAAAAAAAAAAVAAPALVSSRARHAAPPSNIRDMCGAPPLSTHSTGVSARTFQDYLSRCNNYSSYLNQAFDLVGFKQPSYFRPDMSKSACIYIGWLLTAGVLDAYKGRDEMNYPYYEYRAVSELQKFIDGAEQRELHEVVYPVVVLSMFEMVRLSPRAITHSAAVEMFIKSRGGLAKMPVVMQHLVVMGDMLQGVSLDAPLAFNILNPVTSLRAATVGPFEGQQFRSSPFLMCDADEFDLANKYVQPHIHGDLPEVLQSALDSLRRFFKIPSERGWEDEAGWQHLGTVNLDRIIDQPWEASDISGLFLETCALTARIMRRTLLEGLDAFDDGANKEDLQVIYENVRFIGLKAWVGLPYIYVWVNLIGFEASTDIKMKAYFVAEVVRCAFSYGCYQMEIFHAILSNFLSMRNALKERKFARIALTLGDCGFFA, from the exons ATGTCGGTCTTTGTAAACTATGGCGGTCCCAAACTGGACAAGAAACAGAAGCAGCTCGTCCGTTCCCAGGCCATGGTCTCGGTCCGCGGCCAACAGAAAATTGCCAGGGCCGCCAACGCGCATCAGCGTG ACACAGGTGTAACCAATCCTTCGGGTCCCTCGGCAGCATCCGCTACTGTTTTGAGCTTAAATCTGCGCAG GCTTGCTCCTGCCATCCCCACCCCAAGCACGACCGATGTCTCTGAAGATTCTGAGGACTCCACCGCCATGGTGTTAGCCAAGGCACCGAGAGCCAACACTAGCCGCAAgcgcgccgccgccgctgctgctgccgctgccgctgccgctgtcgCCGCTCCTGCACTCGTCTCTAGCCGGGCCCGTCAtgctgctcctccctccaacATCAGAGACATGTGCGGCGCACCCCCGCTGTCCACCCACTCCACGGGAGTGTCGGCCCGCACGTTCCAAGATTACCTCTCCCGATGTAACAACTACTCCTCGTACCTCAACCAGGCGTTTGATCTGGTGGGGTTCAAGCAGCCGTCGTATTTTAGGCCTGACATGTCAAAGTCGGCCTGTATCTACATTGGCTGGCTGCTTACGGCAGGTGTCTTGGACGCATACAAGGGTAGGGACGAGATGAACTATCCCTACTACGAGTACAGGGCTGTGTCCGAGCTCCAGAAGTTCATCGATGGGGCGGAGCAGAGAGAGCTCCACGAGGTTGTCTacccggtggtggtgctctcCATGTTTGAG ATGGTGCGTCTGAGCCCCAGGGCCATCACACATTCTGCTGCGGTGGAGATGTTTATCAAGTCCAGAGGGGGCTTAGCCAAAATGCCGGTGGTAATGCAACACTTGGTAGTAATGGGCGACATGCTGCAAGGCGTTTCCCTGGATGCCCCCTTGGCCTTTAACATTCTGAACCCAGTCACCAGCCTCCGAGCCGCTACAGTGGGGCCGTTCGAGGGCCAGCAGTTCAGATCATCCCCCTTCCTAATGTGTGACGCCGACGAATTCGATCTGGCCAATAAGTATGTCCAGCCACACATTCACGGGGATCTGCCTGAGGTGTTGCAGTCGGCTTTGGATTCCTTGAGGCGTTTTTTCAAAATACCATCCGAGCGGGGGTGGGAAGACGAGGCCGGTTGGCAGCACCTCGGAACAGTCAACTTGGACCGTATCATCGATCAACCATGGGAGGCCTCCGATATCTCTGGCTTGTTTCTCGAGACATGTGCCTTGACGGCCAGGATCATGAGACGGACTCTGTTGGAGGGACTGGATGCCTTCGATGACGGCGCGAACAAGGAAGACCTGCAGGTTATCTACGAAAATGTCCGATTCATTGGCCTAAAggcttgggttgggttgccGTACATCTATGTCTGGGT GAACTTGATCGGCTTTGAAGCATCAACCGACATCAAGATGAAGGCATATTTTGTAGCCGAAGTGGTGCGATGCGCCTTTAGCTATGGCTGTTATCAGATGGAAATCTTTCATGCCATTCTTTCCAACTTCTTGTCCATGAGGAATGCGCTGAAGGAGAGGAAATTTGCCCGCATAGCCTTGACACTGGGAGATTGTGGGTTCTTCGCTTGA